A genomic window from Glycine soja cultivar W05 chromosome 10, ASM419377v2, whole genome shotgun sequence includes:
- the LOC114372237 gene encoding pentatricopeptide repeat-containing protein At3g49740: MKLCCYYKEPHIKLNHMLAALARSNQHTQSLKLFVHAHSSFTPDHYILSTAITAAANARRAAFGAQLHALAVRTGLGAHSHVANSLLSLYAKAHRDLASVKLTFQEIDCPDAYSWTTLLSACAKLDSVEHALKVFDGIPKGHIAVWNAVITGCAEKGNRDFAFGLFRDMNKMGVKADKYTFATMLSLCSLELFDYGRHVHSVVIKSGFLGWTSVVNSLITMYFKCGCVVDACEVFEEAEEGGSRDYVSYNAMIDGFASVERSEDAFLIFRDMQKGCFDPTEVTFVSVMSSCSSLRAGCQAQSQAIKMGFVGCVAVNNAMMTMYSGFGEVIEVQNIFEGMEERDVVSWNIMVSMFLQENLEEEAMLSYLKMRREGIEPDEFTYGSLLAATDSLQVVEMIHSLLCKSGLVKIEVLNALVSAYCRHGKIKRAFQIFSGVPYKSLISWNSIISGFLMNGHPLQGLEQFSALLSTQVKPNAYSLSLVLSICSSMSAMSHGKQVHGYILRHGFSSEVSLGNALVTMYAKCGSLDKALRVFDAMVERDTITWNAIISAYAQHGRGEEAVCCFEAMQTSPGIKPDQATFTSVLSACSHAGLVDDGIRIFDTMVKVYGFVPSVDHFSCIVDLLGRSGYLDEAERVIKSGYFGAHSNICWSLFSACAAHGNLGLGRTVARLILERDHNNPSVYVLLSNICAAAGQWEEAANLREMMREFGTIKQPGCSWIRT, encoded by the exons ATGAAGCTTTGTTGTTACTACAAAGAACCCCACATCAAGCTGAACCACATGCTCGCAGCCCTGGCTCGCTCCAACCAACACACCCAATCCCTCAAACTCTTTGTCCACGCCCACTCCTCCTTCACCCCCGACCACTACATCCTCTCCACGGCCATAACCGCCGCCGCCAACGCGCGCCGCGCCGCCTTCGGGGCCCAGCTCCACGCCCTCGCCGTCCGGACCGGGCTCGGGGCCCACTCCCACGTCGCCAACTCCCTCCTCTCGCTCTACGCCAAGGCCCATCGCGACCTCGCCTCCGTCAAACTCACGTTTCAGGAAATCGATTGCCCCGACGCGTATTCCTGGACCACGCTGCTCTCCGCTTGCGCCAAACTAGATAGCGTTGAACATGCCCTGAAAGTGTTCGATGGAATTCCCAAGGGACACATCGCGGTTTGGAACGCCGTTATAACCGGGTGCGCGGAGAAAGGGAATCGGGATTTTGCTTTTGGCTTGTTCAG GGACATGAACAAAATGGGTGTTAAGGCTGATAAGTACACTTTTGCCACGATGTTGAGTTTGTGCTCTTTGGAGCTTTTTGATTATGGAAGGCACGTTCATTCGGTGGTCATCAAAAGTGGGTTTTTGGGTTGGACTTCTGTGGTTAATTCTCTGATCACTATGTATTTTAAGTGTGGGTGTGTGGTGGACGCTTGTGAGGTGTTTGAAGAAGCAGAAGAAGGTGGCTCGCGTGATTATGTTTCATATAATGCTATGATAGATGGTTTTGCAAGTGTGGAGAGAAGTGAAGATGCATTCTTGATCTTCAGAGACATGCAAAAGGGTTGTTTTGACCCAACGGAGGTTACCTTTGTGAGTGTCATGAGTTCTTGTTCAAGTTTAAGAGCTGGTTGTCAAGCACAGTCGCAAGCTATAAAGATGGGTTTTGTTGGTTGTGTTGCTGTGAACAATGCAATGATGACTATGTATTCTGGGTTTGGGGAGGTTATCgaagttcaaaatatttttgaggGAATGGAAGAAAGGGATGTTGTTTCATGGAACATAATGGTTTCAATGTTTTTGCAAGAGAATCTTGAGGAAGAAGCAATGTTGAGCTATTTGAAAATGAGGAGGGAAGGAATTGAACCAGATGAGTTTACCTATGGAAGTTTGCTGGCTGCTACAGATTCTTTGCAAGTTGTGGAGATGATCCACTCTCTTTTGTGCAAAAGTGGGCTTGTGAAAATTGAAGTTTTGAATGCGCTAGTTTCTGCATACTGCAGACATGGGAAGATAAAGCGTGCATTTCAAATCTTCTCTGGTGTCCCCTATAAAAGTTTGATATCTTGGAACAGTATCATATCTGGGTTTCTTATGAATGGACACCCGTTGCAAGGGTTAGAGCAGTTCTCTGCATTACTTAGTACACAAGTCAAGCCAAATGCCTATTCCCTCAGTCTTGTTTTGAGTATTTGTTCTAGCATGtcagccatgagtcatgggaaACAGGTTCATGGTTACATTCTAAGACATGGTTTTTCTTCAGAAGTTTCTTTGGGTAATGCCCTGGTCACAATGTATGCCAAATGTGGATCTTTAGACAAGGCTTTGAGAGTATTTGATGCAATGGTGGAAAGAGATACAATCACTTGGAATGCTATAATATCTGCTTATGCACAACATGGACGAGGCGAAGAAGCCGTGTGCTGTTTTGAGGCAATGCAAACCTCACCTGGAATCAAACCAGACCAAGCTACCTTTACTTCAGTTCTTTCTGCTTGCAGCCATGCAGGTTTGGTCGATGATGGTATCCGTATTTTTGATACAATGGTGAAAGTTTATGGATTTGTGCCAAGTGTGGATCATTTTTCTTGCATAGTTGATCTGTTGGGTCGCAGTGGATACCTTGATGAGGCAGAGAGAGTGATTAAAAGTGGATACTTTGGAGCACATTCCAATATATGCTGGTCATTGTTCAGTGCTTGTGCAGCTCATGGAAATTTAGGACTTGGAAGAACAGTTGCTAGACTTATCCTGGAAAGAGACCATAACAACCCATCAGTTTATGTGCTTTTATCAAATATCTGTGCAGCAGCAGGCCAGTGGGAAGAAGCAGCTAATCTGAGAGAGATGATGAGAGAATTTGGAACAATAAAGCAACCTGGCTGCAGCTGGATCAGAACCTAA
- the LOC114370393 gene encoding uncharacterized protein LOC114370393, whose product MHYILFRIVILQSNISMLDQFHPCIYDSIENFVDVKADGNYGYRLIVVLLDMGEDSWSLVRNHLLKELTKWSDEYMNLLDGINKFEELKRSLLVDELSMVTMGKWMNITDMRYVIASRYNVILVSLSLQQA is encoded by the exons ATGCATTACATTCTATTCAGAATAGTAATTCTTCAATCAAACATatcgatgttggatcaatttcatccatgCATTTATGATTCCATTGAAAATTTTGTTGATGTCAAAGCCGATGGTAACTATGGATATCGTCTAATTGTTGTCTTGTTAGATATGGGTGAAGATTCATGGTCATTGGTGCGCAATcatttgcttaaagaacttacAAAATGGTCTGATGAGTATATGAACCTACTTGATGGCATAAAcaaatttgaggaattaaagcggtccctacttgttgatgaatTATCCATG GTTACCATGGGCAAGTGGATGAATATCACCGACATGagatatgtcattgcatcaaggtataatgtcaTCCTTGTTTCTCTTTCACTCCAacaagcatga
- the LOC114371427 gene encoding protein MAIN-LIKE 1-like, whose protein sequence is MIRTKGLGRALGIVIKRVLRREVSGDADEAPQRRRPIISAHRQREVVPIDEYAQHVDHEQPEEAAVDYVVTNAESFLGEPHDTSVLMDYVYYVVAKVWNGGERPALKLSFHGKKVEKFGRPAPEIEGLVAATRLSPLIACSLNIGDQGLISAFAERWHKETSSFHLLVGEVTITLDDVTLLLHFSIIKAFHNFEALHMDEVVLLLVELLEVSSEEAKAKTIQCHGAYVRLSWLRDIYRSKCDAAQWTVVARAYLLHLVGCTLFANKSDTHVHVVFLDIFHDLTAASGSYTWGDAALVHMYKNLNDASKSTARQLAGYIKLL, encoded by the exons ATGATTAGAACCAAGGGTTTGGGTCGGGCTTTAGGCATAGTTATAAAAAGAGTCTTAAGGAGAGAAGTCAGTGGTGATGCGGATGAAGCACCCCAGCGGCGAAGGCCCATAATATCTGCACATAGGCAACGAGAAGTTGTACCTATTGATGAGTATGCTCAGCATGTGGATCATGAACAGCCTGAAGAAGCAGCTGTTGATTATGTAGTTACTAATGCCGAGAGTTTTCTAGGCGAGCCCCACGACACATCAGTTTTGATGGATTATGTTTATTATGTAGTAGCGAAAGTTTGGAATGGAGgg GAACGTCCTGCGCTAAAGTTATCCTTCCATGGAAAGAAGGTTGAGAAATTTGGCAGGCCTGCTCCAGAGATTGAAGGCTTAGTGGCTGCCACAAGACTAAGTCCTTTGATCGCATGTTCGTTGAACATTGGTGATCAGGGACTTATATCGGCATTTGCGGAGAGGTGGCATAAGGAAACTAGTAGTTTCCATCTTCTTGTAGGAGAGGTAACTATCACCCTCGACGATGTGACATTGTTGCTACATTTTTCGATTATAAAGGCCTTCCACAACTTTGAGGCTCTTCATATGGATGAAGTTGTCTTGCTGTTAGTTGAATTGCTTGAAGTTAGTTCAGAAGAAGCAAAAGCTAAGACAATACAATGCCATGGGGCATATGTTAGACTATCCTGGTTGCGAGACATATATCGGAGCAAATGTGACGCAGCACAATGGACTGTAGTAGCTCGAGCATATTTGTTGCATCTGGTAGGTTGCACactctttgctaacaagagtgacACACACGTTCATGTGGTGTTCTTGGACATATTTCATGACCTGACGGCGGCGAGTGGAAGCTACACATGGGGAGATGCTGCACTGGTCCATATGTATAAGAATTTGAATGATGCGTCAAAGAGCACCGCCAGACAACTTGCAGGATATATCAAACTTTTAtag